A genomic segment from Streptosporangium roseum DSM 43021 encodes:
- a CDS encoding sugar phosphate isomerase/epimerase family protein, with protein MTRPITLFTGQWADLPFEEVCRLAAGWGYDGLEIACWGDHFEVDKALADDSYVERKQAVLAEHGLKVWAVSNHLVGQAVCDHPIDARHKAILPARIWGEGDAEQVRRRAAEEIKDTARAAARLGVDTVVGFTGSAIWHTVAMFPPVPAAMIEDGYADFADRWNPILDVFDEVGVRFAHEVHPSEIAYDYHTTVRTLEAIGHRPAFGLNWDPSHMVWQQIDPVGFILDFAERIYHVDCKDAKVRTGDGRRGRLASHLPWADPRRGWDFVSTGRGDVPWEECFRALNAIGYTGPISIEWEDAGMDRLAGAPEALGVIRGLNAITPPATAFDSAFSSE; from the coding sequence GTGACCCGACCCATCACGCTGTTCACCGGCCAGTGGGCCGACCTGCCGTTCGAGGAGGTGTGCCGGCTGGCCGCCGGGTGGGGCTACGACGGCCTGGAGATCGCCTGCTGGGGCGATCACTTCGAGGTCGACAAGGCCCTGGCCGACGACTCCTACGTCGAACGCAAACAAGCGGTGCTGGCCGAGCACGGCCTCAAGGTGTGGGCGGTCTCCAACCACCTGGTCGGCCAGGCCGTGTGCGACCACCCCATCGACGCCCGGCACAAGGCCATCCTGCCGGCCCGCATCTGGGGCGAGGGCGACGCCGAGCAGGTGCGCCGCCGCGCCGCCGAGGAGATCAAGGACACCGCGCGGGCCGCGGCCAGGCTGGGGGTGGACACGGTGGTCGGGTTCACCGGCTCGGCCATCTGGCACACCGTGGCGATGTTCCCGCCGGTGCCGGCGGCGATGATCGAGGACGGCTACGCCGACTTCGCCGACCGGTGGAACCCCATCCTGGACGTCTTCGACGAGGTCGGGGTGCGTTTCGCGCACGAGGTGCATCCCAGCGAGATCGCCTACGACTACCACACCACGGTGCGGACCCTGGAGGCGATCGGGCACCGGCCGGCGTTCGGGCTGAACTGGGACCCCTCGCACATGGTGTGGCAGCAGATCGACCCGGTGGGGTTCATCCTGGACTTCGCCGAGCGGATCTACCACGTCGACTGCAAGGACGCCAAGGTCCGTACCGGTGACGGCCGGCGTGGCCGGTTGGCCTCGCATCTGCCGTGGGCCGACCCGCGGCGGGGCTGGGACTTCGTCTCCACCGGACGCGGGGATGTGCCGTGGGAGGAGTGTTTCCGGGCGCTGAACGCCATCGGGTACACAGGGCCGATCTCGATCGAGTGGGAGGACGCGGGGATGGATCGGCTGGCCGGGGCGCCGGAGGCGCTCGGGGTGATCCGCGGGCTCAACGCGATCACCCCGCCGGCCACCGCCTTCGACTCCGCCTTCTCCTCGGAGTGA
- a CDS encoding Gfo/Idh/MocA family protein, producing the protein MAADDRPTLGIGMVGYAFMGRVHSQAWRSVGAFFDLPVRPVMAALGGRSKEATTAAARDLGWAAAETDWRDLIARDDVQVVDICTPGDSHAEIAIAALEAGKHVICEKPLANSVAEAEAMAAAARAAAGRGVHAMVAFNYRRVPAIALARRWVAEGRLGRLHHVRAQYLQDWIADPAFPLVWRLQRERAGSGALGDIGAHAVDTAQFITGELLAGVSALTETFVTERPLAGVSAGLSATGATAPAGGAADGPAGGAVATGTVDVDDAALFIGRFSGGALGSFEATRFATGRKNALRIEVNGSRGSLAFDFEAMNELWFHDHTLPAADAGFRRVIVTEAEHPYAAAWWPPGHGLGYEHTFTHEIKDFVEAVAAGVAPVPSFDDGLRVQRVLAAVEASAADGSRFTPVEES; encoded by the coding sequence ATGGCCGCTGACGACAGGCCGACGCTGGGGATCGGCATGGTCGGCTACGCGTTCATGGGACGGGTGCACTCACAGGCCTGGCGCAGCGTCGGCGCGTTCTTCGACCTGCCGGTCCGGCCGGTGATGGCGGCGCTGGGCGGCCGCTCGAAGGAGGCCACCACCGCCGCGGCCCGGGACCTGGGCTGGGCGGCGGCCGAGACCGACTGGCGTGACCTGATCGCCCGGGACGACGTGCAGGTGGTCGACATCTGCACCCCCGGCGACAGCCACGCCGAGATCGCGATCGCCGCGCTGGAGGCGGGCAAGCACGTCATCTGCGAGAAGCCGCTGGCCAACAGCGTGGCCGAGGCCGAGGCGATGGCCGCGGCCGCCCGCGCCGCGGCCGGGCGCGGGGTGCATGCCATGGTCGCCTTCAACTACCGGCGGGTGCCGGCGATCGCGCTGGCCCGCCGGTGGGTCGCCGAGGGCCGGCTGGGGCGGCTGCACCACGTGCGCGCCCAGTATCTGCAGGACTGGATCGCCGATCCGGCCTTCCCGCTGGTGTGGCGGCTGCAGCGGGAGCGGGCCGGTTCCGGCGCGCTGGGCGACATCGGCGCGCACGCCGTCGACACCGCCCAGTTCATCACCGGCGAGCTGCTGGCGGGGGTGTCGGCGCTGACGGAGACCTTCGTCACGGAGCGTCCGCTGGCCGGGGTCTCGGCCGGGCTGAGCGCCACCGGCGCCACCGCCCCGGCCGGCGGCGCGGCAGACGGCCCGGCAGGCGGCGCGGTGGCCACCGGGACGGTGGACGTCGATGACGCGGCGCTGTTCATCGGCCGTTTCAGCGGTGGCGCGCTGGGCTCGTTCGAGGCGACCCGGTTCGCCACCGGCCGGAAGAACGCGCTGCGGATCGAGGTCAACGGCTCCCGGGGGAGCCTGGCCTTCGACTTCGAGGCGATGAACGAGCTGTGGTTTCACGATCACACCCTGCCCGCGGCCGATGCCGGGTTCCGCCGGGTCATCGTCACCGAGGCCGAGCATCCTTACGCGGCGGCGTGGTGGCCGCCCGGTCACGGGCTCGGCTACGAGCACACCTTCACCCATGAGATCAAGGACTTCGTCGAGGCGGTCGCCGCCGGTGTCGCTCCGGTACCGTCCTTCGACGACGGGCTGCGGGTGCAGCGGGTGCTGGCCGCGGTCGAGGCGAGCGCGGCCGACGGAAGCCGTTTCACCCCTGTGGAGGAATCGTGA
- a CDS encoding substrate-binding domain-containing protein, translated as MTERVARRGFLVGGAVIGAGALVTACTGNTPAPEAAASSAAPAPAATGGNDAPGDKVVIGFSAPAADHGWIAAIAKNAEAAAKQYSDVEFKPVEPTNDINAQISAVESLIAAKVAALVILPNDGQQLNQIARQASDAGIPVINLDRVFPDKLSYRTWIGGDNYGMGVAAGHYIGKTLKDKGVADPVILEIQGIATLPLTQDRSKGFEDALKTYGFKVTAKQDAQFTVESGTKVTSNLLQAHKKIDAIWNHDDDQGIGVLAAVKEAGRSEFFMVGGAGSANAMREIQADSGVLKATVTYSPTMAASAVKLARLIAQGKGMSDLLENQVPQSITLASETITKDNVAKYLPLGFES; from the coding sequence ATGACAGAAAGAGTCGCCCGTCGGGGTTTCCTGGTCGGTGGAGCCGTCATCGGCGCCGGCGCGCTGGTGACCGCGTGCACCGGCAACACCCCGGCCCCCGAGGCAGCCGCCTCCAGCGCGGCACCGGCACCGGCGGCCACCGGCGGCAACGATGCCCCCGGTGACAAGGTCGTCATCGGGTTCTCGGCGCCGGCGGCCGATCACGGCTGGATCGCCGCGATCGCCAAGAACGCCGAGGCCGCGGCCAAGCAGTACAGCGATGTGGAGTTCAAGCCGGTCGAGCCGACCAACGACATCAACGCGCAGATCTCGGCGGTGGAGTCGCTGATCGCGGCGAAGGTCGCCGCGCTGGTGATCCTGCCCAACGACGGCCAGCAGCTCAACCAGATCGCCCGTCAGGCCTCCGACGCGGGCATCCCGGTGATCAACCTGGACCGGGTCTTCCCGGACAAGCTGTCGTATCGCACCTGGATCGGCGGCGACAACTACGGCATGGGGGTCGCGGCCGGGCATTACATCGGCAAGACGCTCAAGGACAAGGGGGTGGCCGACCCGGTGATCCTGGAGATCCAGGGCATCGCGACGCTGCCGCTGACCCAGGATCGCAGCAAGGGCTTCGAGGACGCGCTGAAGACGTACGGGTTCAAGGTGACGGCCAAGCAGGACGCGCAGTTCACGGTGGAGTCGGGCACGAAGGTGACCAGCAACCTGCTGCAGGCGCACAAGAAGATCGACGCGATCTGGAACCACGACGACGACCAGGGCATCGGGGTGCTGGCGGCGGTCAAGGAGGCCGGTCGCAGCGAGTTCTTCATGGTGGGTGGGGCCGGATCGGCCAACGCGATGCGGGAGATCCAGGCCGACAGCGGGGTGTTGAAGGCCACCGTGACCTACAGCCCGACGATGGCCGCCTCGGCGGTGAAGCTGGCCCGGTTGATCGCGCAGGGCAAGGGGATGAGCGATCTGCTGGAGAACCAGGTGCCGCAGTCGATCACGCTGGCCTCCGAGACCATCACCAAGGACAACGTGGCGAAGTACCTGCCGCTGGGATTCGAGTCCTGA